In Prosthecobacter fusiformis, the genomic stretch GCAAAGGTATATCAACCGCTTTTCTAAAATTCCAGGTGGTTATCTCTAAACCAGAGCTGGTTCGACGGGATTTAAGGGTCCTTGAAGCAAAAGTCTGCATGCATATTTATATACTGGAGAAACTGCGTCAGCCTATTGTTCACCAAAAAATCATCGATCCAAGATTCCCAGCCTCCGCCCTGAGCCCCACCTCATTCAGCTCAATCCCCATCCCTGGCCATCTGCGGGCAACCAGGGTTATGCCGATGAGCTTGGGAAAGGTAGAAAGCACAAATGCTGCGTTTCATGCGTTTCAGCGTTTCAATCTTTTTGGGTGCGGGACTTTGTTTGGGAGAGGAGTTGTTGTTTGCGGGTGGTTTCGGCCTGCTGGAACTCTTGCAAGCGCTGGCTGCTGCCGAAGAGGGTGAGGAGCTGGACCTCGGCAGCGAGGCGGATGCTGTCTTGGCGGGTGATGCTTTGTTCCCAGTGGGCGCTGTCGCGGGCGGTTTTGCTGAAATCTCCTACGGCGAGGGGGCGGTCCTGGAGGAACTGCATGGAATCTTCATGCAACTGGGTCTGGCGGTCCTGAATGATTTGGAGGGCGTGGGTGATTTGGGGTTCGCCAAAGCCCCATTCACTGAAGAGCTGGCGGTAGGTGGGTTCCATGGCGCGCATCCAGTTTCCAATGCTTTCGCGGGTGAGGGCGGGGGTGAAGCGGGAGGCTATTTCACTCATCTCCAGGGCGCGATTCATGGCCTGGGCGGCGTGGGTGGTCTGGGGCGAGGTGTTTTTTTCCAGGGGGGCCGGGGGCTGTTTTTCTAGTTGGGGCGGGGCGGCGGGGATGATCCCCTGCCCTGCGGTGGGGGCCAGCCTCTGCCAGGCCAGGGTGCCTAACAGCATGAGGCTGAGGAGGAGGAGGGCGGCGGTTTTCATGGAGGGGTGGGCTGGATGGTAGGAGGGCGGGTGGGGGCTTCGAGGTGGCTGTCCGCTCAGGGGACTGAGCGGGCTACTTTTTGAGGGCTAACTTTGCTTCTTTGCTCCTCTGCGGTAAAAACTGGGCGTTCTGCTGTCATCGGTTGGCCGCAATGGGGCGGAGTTGGAGGGGTGGGCTGGATGGTAGGAGGGCAGGTGGGGGCTTCGAGGTGGCTGTCCGCTCAGGGGACTGAGCGGGCTACTTTTTGAGGGCGGGAGCTAAATGTTTTGTTTATAGATTATCGGTGATTTTAGCAAGTGTGTTGTGGAGGGGATGCAGGGATAGAACGGAGTTTGGGGGTTGGAGGGGGCTGCTTTTACAGGATTAACAAGATGGCAGGGTTGACAGGATTTTGGGAGGGACAAGGGGGCGACAAGGCGCTGCGGATAGGTGCGATGGGGGCAGATACATCCTATAGGGTTTTGAACTGGGCTGCTAACTCTGAGCACTGAGGACGGGTATCTGAATGCCGACGAATCGTCGGCGCTCCATGGTGGCGGACGGGGTTTGGAAGTACGGTGGGCACTCTTGCCCGCCTGGGTGGGGGGCATGTGATGCGGGCACTCCTGCCTGCAACTTCGGGGCTTCGAGAAGCGGGGAGATTTGTGGCCGGGGATGGGTTGGGGCAGGCGAGTCGCGGGCAAGAGTGCCCACGGTACTTGTTGAGGCGGACGGGGGTTTGAGAACGGTTCCCCGCGAGACGCGGGCAACGGCACGCGAGATCGCCGCAGTCGCGCGGGACAGGCGCGTGCGCTCCATGGGCGGACGGGGGTTTGACAGGGGGCGTTGGGCGTCTATTCTCTGCGCCCGTTTTTAAAACCTTTCTCTTTTTCTATCCCTTCCTATGAGCAACACGACCGGCAATAGCAGTACGCATGAGTTCCAGGCTGAGGTAAAACAGGTCCTGGATATCGTGATCCACAGTCTTTATACGGACCGCGAAATCTTCATCCGGGAGCTGGTCTCCAATGCGGCGGATGCGCTGGAGAAGATGCGCCTGACGCAACTGACGGAAAAGGAAGTCTATGGGGCGGAGCTGCCGCTGGAGATCCACATCACGACGGATGAGGCGGCGGGGACGCTGACCATCGCGGATCACGGCATCGGCATGACGCGGACGGAGCTGGTGGAAAATCTGGGCACCATCGCGCATTCGGGGTCGAAGGCGTTTGCGGCGGCGCTGAAGAACGCAGGCAAGTCCAATGAGGCGTCCCTGATCGGCCAATTTGGCGTGGGATTTTACAGTGCCTTCATGGTGGCGGATGAGGTGCGGGTGCATACGCACTCCTGGCGCATGGAGGGTGAGCCGCTGGTGTGGACGAGCACGGGTGCGGGCACGTATTCCATCGAGGACTCGGCCGAGGAGGTGCGGGGCAGCCGCATCGTGATCAAGCTGAAGGAGGATGCGCTGGAATTTTGCCGCCCGGACCGGGTGAAGAGTGTGCTGGGCAAGTATTCAAACTTTGTGGGCTTCCCCATCCAGCTCAATGGTGAGCGGGTGAATACGGTGGAGGCGATCTGGCTGAAGAGTAAGGATGAGGTGACGGAGGAGCAGTATAAGGCTTTTTATCAGTTCACGGCGCATGCGTTTGATGAGCCGAGCTATCGCCTGCACTTCCAGGCGGATGCGCCGCTGGTGATCAATGCGCTGCTTTTCCTGCCGGACCAGAATATGGAGGCCTTCGGCATGGGGCAGATGGAGCCGGCAGTGGGCCTGTATTGCAAGAAGGTGCTCATCGACCCGCATCCGAAGAAGCTGCTGCCGGAGTGGATGCGCTTCGTGCGCGGGGTGATCGACAGTGAGGATCTGCCGCTGAATATTTCCCGCGAGTCCATGCAGGACAGTGCGCTGGTGCGGAAGCTGGGTGAGGTGGTGGCGAAGCGCCTGCTGAAATTTCTGGATAAGGAAGCGCAGGATGATGCGAAGAAATTCCAGGAGTTTTACGCGAAGTTTAGCCGCTTCTTCAAGGAAGGCGTGGCGACGGACTATCTGAACCGCGATGCCATCGCGAAGCTGCTGCGCTTTGAATCCAGCCTGACGGAGAAGGGCGAGGTGATCGGCCTAGCGGACTATGTTTCACGGATGAAGGAGGACCAGAAGGCGATCTATTACCAGGTGGCTCCGTCCCGCAATACGATCGAGTCCGGTCCGTATGTGGAGGCCTTTAAATCGAAGGGCTATGAGGTGCTGTATCTGTATGAGTCCATCGACGAATACGTGGTGAACAGCCTGCGCGAGTTCGACGGTAAGCCTTTGCAGGCGGTGAACAGCAATGAAGTGGACCTGGGCGATCTGGCCAATGAGGGCGAGGCGCTGAATGAGGCGGAGACGCAGATGCTGTGCGACTGGCTGAAGGGCCGCCTGGCGAGCGGGGTGGAGGATGTGCGCAGTGGCAAGCGGCTGGTGAGCAGCCCGGCACTGGCCATCACGCCGGATGGTGAGATGACGCCGCAGATGCGCCAGATGATGCGGGTGATGAAGCCGGATGAGGTGGAGGCCCCGAAGGTGATCCTGGAGATCAACCCGCGTCACGAGATCGTGAAGAAGCTTTCCGCGCTGAGCGTGAGCGATGCGGACAGTGCGCAACTGGTCGCGGAGCAGGTGCTGGACAATGCGCTGCTTTCCGCCGGGCTGCTGGATGATCCACAGCGCATCGTGGCGCGGACGGAGAAGATCATGGAGCGCCTGCTGGCGAAGTGAGTTTAGCGGCCTGAAAAGGGCTGATTGAGAAAAAGGCATCACGTTTCGGCGTGATGCCTTTTTTGTTAGGTGGGGGGATATGGGATGGGATGAGGGATTTTTAAACTTCTTTGCCTAACAATAGGCTTAGCCCTCTCTGCTCCTCCGCCCCTCTGCGGCAAAAGGGGTGTCACACTGATATGGATTTACCGCAAAGAGGCAGGGGGGCAGAGGTGGCGGAGAGTTTTGTAGTCCCGGCTTTAGCCGGTCTGGCCATCGATGACTTTGTGGGGACTCAGCAGCCAATGCACCGGCTGAAGCCGGGACTACAATGCACAAAAAAGCCGGAGCGCTTTCACGCTCCGGCTTCCTTTCCTGGCAGGATCTCTCCTGCCCAAGTTCTTAGTGTTCGTAGCCGGACTCGCCGTGCTCGGAGAGGTCCAGACCCACCTGCTCCACTTCGTCCGTTGGACGCAGGCCCACGATCAGTTTCACCACCAGGGTGATCACGAAGGTTGCCACCACGCTCCACACGATGGTCACTGCCACTGCTTTGAGCTGCTCCATGAGCAGGCCTTCTTTCAGACCTGCCACGATGGAGTTGGCCTTCTCATCGGCCAGCACGCCTGTCAGGATCGCTCCCATCGTTCCGCCCACACCGTGCACACCAAAGGTGTCCAGTGCGTCGTCATAGCCCAGGATCTTCTTCAGGAAGG encodes the following:
- the htpG gene encoding molecular chaperone HtpG encodes the protein MSNTTGNSSTHEFQAEVKQVLDIVIHSLYTDREIFIRELVSNAADALEKMRLTQLTEKEVYGAELPLEIHITTDEAAGTLTIADHGIGMTRTELVENLGTIAHSGSKAFAAALKNAGKSNEASLIGQFGVGFYSAFMVADEVRVHTHSWRMEGEPLVWTSTGAGTYSIEDSAEEVRGSRIVIKLKEDALEFCRPDRVKSVLGKYSNFVGFPIQLNGERVNTVEAIWLKSKDEVTEEQYKAFYQFTAHAFDEPSYRLHFQADAPLVINALLFLPDQNMEAFGMGQMEPAVGLYCKKVLIDPHPKKLLPEWMRFVRGVIDSEDLPLNISRESMQDSALVRKLGEVVAKRLLKFLDKEAQDDAKKFQEFYAKFSRFFKEGVATDYLNRDAIAKLLRFESSLTEKGEVIGLADYVSRMKEDQKAIYYQVAPSRNTIESGPYVEAFKSKGYEVLYLYESIDEYVVNSLREFDGKPLQAVNSNEVDLGDLANEGEALNEAETQMLCDWLKGRLASGVEDVRSGKRLVSSPALAITPDGEMTPQMRQMMRVMKPDEVEAPKVILEINPRHEIVKKLSALSVSDADSAQLVAEQVLDNALLSAGLLDDPQRIVARTEKIMERLLAK